A stretch of Aerosakkonema funiforme FACHB-1375 DNA encodes these proteins:
- the mads3 gene encoding methylation-associated defense system AAA family ATPase MAD3 — MLSRVQALNYRCLRYIDRPLLPFQVLIGPNASGKSSFLDVVALLGDYVREGLDNALLQNFQNPIGRATNVDQLIFHQSAPGFELAIELRVPEKLASRYQYARYEVGFTKEENGELAIAGETLWLHNDPEKNLEKPEEQRLQFPTEPVAPKTLFKAPGRNRPPRGWRKVVNKILESGNDYFRGESSDWNMMFRLGSGKSSLGGLPQDKRFPISMWVRDILLQGVHILALNSIAMRRPCSPSEVRTFKVDGSNLPLVVQDLEKNNPKVFRDWVAHIRTVLTDVQTILVQERSEDKHLYLAIQYKSGGEPVPSWLLSDGTLRMLALTLLAYIPYHEGIYLIEEPENGIHPKAIEAVFLSLSSVYDSQILLATHSPLFLALAKTEQMLCFAKNPSGAIDIVSGDKHPSLQNWHGQISLATLYAAGVLG, encoded by the coding sequence ATGCTGAGTCGTGTGCAAGCACTCAATTATAGATGTTTGCGGTATATCGATCGCCCTTTGCTACCCTTCCAAGTGCTGATTGGGCCTAACGCCTCTGGGAAAAGTTCTTTTCTAGATGTTGTGGCGTTACTGGGAGATTACGTGCGCGAGGGACTAGATAATGCTCTACTGCAAAACTTTCAAAATCCGATCGGACGTGCTACCAACGTTGACCAATTAATTTTCCATCAATCTGCACCGGGCTTTGAACTAGCTATAGAGTTACGAGTTCCTGAAAAACTAGCATCTCGCTATCAATACGCTCGTTATGAAGTAGGCTTTACCAAAGAGGAAAACGGCGAACTAGCGATCGCAGGCGAAACTCTGTGGTTGCACAACGATCCAGAGAAAAATCTAGAAAAACCTGAAGAACAACGCTTACAGTTTCCCACGGAACCTGTCGCACCAAAAACCCTATTTAAAGCACCAGGGAGAAACAGACCTCCCAGAGGCTGGCGTAAAGTTGTTAATAAAATACTCGAATCTGGGAACGACTACTTCCGTGGTGAATCTAGTGATTGGAACATGATGTTCAGATTGGGAAGTGGTAAGTCATCTTTGGGAGGGTTACCTCAAGATAAGCGATTTCCTATATCAATGTGGGTACGGGATATTTTGCTCCAAGGAGTACATATTTTGGCACTCAATAGTATTGCTATGCGCCGTCCTTGCAGTCCTTCTGAAGTGCGTACATTCAAAGTCGATGGCTCAAACTTACCTCTTGTAGTTCAAGATTTAGAGAAAAACAACCCGAAAGTATTTCGAGACTGGGTAGCGCATATTCGTACCGTATTAACAGATGTACAAACGATCCTTGTTCAAGAACGATCGGAAGACAAACATTTATATTTAGCCATACAGTATAAATCTGGTGGTGAACCAGTTCCATCTTGGTTACTTTCTGATGGTACTCTCCGGATGCTGGCTCTCACCTTGCTGGCTTATATACCATATCATGAAGGAATTTACTTAATTGAAGAACCAGAAAATGGCATTCATCCCAAAGCGATCGAAGCAGTTTTTTTGTCCCTTTCTTCTGTTTATGATAGTCAAATCTTACTAGCGACTCACTCGCCATTGTTTTTAGCTTTAGCCAAAACAGAGCAAATGTTGTGTTTTGCGAAAAACCCTTCCGGAGCTATAGATATAGTATCTGGAGATAAGCACCCAAGCTTGCAAAACTGGCACGGTCAAATTTCCCTTGCAACCCTTTATGCAGCTGGGGTGCTGGGATGA
- the mads4 gene encoding methylation-associated defense system protein MAD4: MKDLIVLVADSQQEAVINTLLEERYRSLGIRQLQKQQNFAIYAHPNRDPGVYGEASQFLSLYINQFTYALVLLDAEWKGSPGASQIKEKVQTSLNQNGWENRSATIVIEPELEIWVWSSSDEVPNVLGKSWDEIRNIAQQKKYWQQEAVKPHRPKELMEEVLRQARKHPSADLFINLAKKVSLVRCEDAAFQELKERLQEWFPP; the protein is encoded by the coding sequence ATGAAAGACTTGATAGTATTAGTAGCGGACAGTCAGCAGGAAGCAGTTATTAACACATTACTAGAAGAACGGTACAGATCTTTGGGAATTCGACAGCTTCAGAAACAGCAAAACTTTGCAATTTATGCTCATCCTAATAGAGATCCAGGGGTTTATGGCGAAGCATCTCAGTTTCTCAGTCTGTATATTAACCAGTTTACTTATGCTTTAGTTTTATTAGATGCTGAATGGAAAGGTAGCCCTGGTGCTAGTCAAATTAAAGAGAAAGTCCAAACCTCTTTAAATCAAAATGGTTGGGAAAATCGCAGTGCAACTATTGTCATCGAGCCAGAACTAGAAATTTGGGTGTGGTCATCGTCAGATGAAGTTCCTAACGTTTTGGGAAAGTCTTGGGATGAGATTCGCAATATTGCTCAACAGAAAAAGTATTGGCAACAAGAAGCTGTAAAACCTCATCGCCCCAAAGAACTGATGGAAGAAGTGTTGCGCCAAGCACGCAAACATCCCTCTGCTGATTTATTTATAAACTTGGCTAAAAAGGTATCGCTCGTAAGATGTGAAGATGCTGCTTTTCAGGAATTAAAAGAGAGATTGCAAGAATGGTTTCCCCCGTAA
- a CDS encoding CHAD domain-containing protein, with amino-acid sequence MTVDTPTKAKTLGDWAYLAVEKHFHKTLKHEADILKDKDPEALHQMRVGMRRLRTAVTGFAPALNLPKEAQEKIIGKIARTLGVLRDLDVLQESLQTHYRPELPKSEQKVVDTALDYLAQQRQQAFKDVKSTLEKSRYLNMKRAFLDWLEQPTYRDMANLPILEVLPDLLLPQISELLLHPGWLVGTKAEKAEIHLLKDMSHKAVEQELAVHGEVLHSLRKQTKRVRYQMELFTNFYGATYQAYLEDMKTIQSILGEIQDSVVLAEFLAEALGSKTDNLPRTLSEKLAESRYKAWQQWQPLQQRYLHIQIRQSFRSELLRPKGVFGDGQVDGNLESTNGTVKRKK; translated from the coding sequence ATGACCGTAGATACCCCAACAAAAGCAAAAACTTTAGGCGACTGGGCTTACTTAGCAGTTGAGAAACACTTTCACAAAACCCTCAAGCACGAAGCAGATATTCTCAAAGATAAAGATCCCGAAGCCTTGCACCAAATGCGCGTCGGTATGCGTCGCCTGCGTACAGCTGTAACCGGTTTTGCACCTGCTTTAAATTTGCCCAAAGAAGCTCAAGAGAAAATTATTGGCAAAATTGCTCGCACTTTGGGAGTACTGCGAGATTTAGACGTACTTCAGGAAAGCCTTCAAACCCATTATCGACCGGAGTTGCCCAAGTCAGAACAGAAAGTTGTAGATACAGCTTTAGATTATTTAGCTCAACAGCGTCAACAAGCTTTCAAAGATGTAAAATCCACTCTAGAAAAGTCGCGTTATCTGAATATGAAGCGGGCTTTTCTAGATTGGCTAGAACAACCGACTTATCGCGACATGGCTAATTTACCAATTCTGGAAGTGCTACCAGATTTATTGCTGCCGCAAATCAGCGAACTGTTGCTTCATCCAGGCTGGTTGGTGGGAACCAAAGCTGAAAAAGCAGAAATTCATCTGCTTAAAGACATGAGTCATAAAGCCGTAGAACAAGAATTAGCGGTACATGGAGAAGTTCTGCACAGCCTCCGCAAACAAACCAAACGAGTGCGCTATCAAATGGAATTATTTACTAACTTCTACGGAGCCACTTATCAAGCTTATTTAGAAGACATGAAAACCATCCAAAGCATATTAGGTGAAATTCAAGATAGCGTAGTTTTAGCTGAATTTCTTGCCGAAGCTTTGGGTTCAAAAACAGACAACTTGCCTCGCACTTTATCTGAAAAACTGGCAGAAAGCCGTTACAAAGCGTGGCAGCAGTGGCAACCTTTACAACAGCGATATTTGCATATCCAAATTCGTCAATCTTTCCGTTCGGAATTGCTGCGACCGAAAGGAGTTTTTGGAGATGGGCAGGTAGATGGTAATCTTGAATCTACCAATGGAACAGTTAAAAGAAAAAAATAA
- the rppB gene encoding two-component system sensor histidine kinase RppB — MNQNKLFNQTRWRLASWYAGVMAFILSLCGIGVYNAIAHAHLVALDREIESVAGTLHDSLELKLKQPGRLEPILQRFLPNICQIGTNCQKEQLSSQRHTLGVINQGSYYVRLFDNFGRPIAIAGDYPEGLPLQLNKELWQTLQDSKGNRYHQISVALHTDSQADWGYIQVGRNLKDLDDYLNTVQLILWLGLAMAIVSIAVSSWWLAGLAMQPIYQSYRQIQQFTADAAHELRTPLAATHATVESALLMPQLDETEARDILQTIERQNFRLTNLVTDLLLLARLDRQNLPMQSQVCCLNDLVEDLIEEFAALALSAEVKLTADIRLFNSLNVLGNPDRLYRLVSNLIVNGIKYTTAGGQVIVVLERSDRYALIHIQDTGIGIAQNEQQRIFDRFYRVNSDRSRGTGGAGLGLAIALAIVRTHGGSLSVQSELGKGSTFTIRLPALP; from the coding sequence ATGAATCAAAATAAACTATTTAACCAGACTCGTTGGCGGTTAGCTTCCTGGTATGCAGGAGTTATGGCTTTCATTTTGAGCTTGTGCGGTATAGGTGTTTACAATGCGATCGCTCATGCCCATTTGGTAGCTTTAGACCGGGAAATCGAGTCTGTGGCGGGAACGCTACACGACAGCCTGGAATTGAAACTCAAACAACCCGGACGCTTGGAGCCAATTTTACAGCGATTTTTACCAAATATATGTCAAATTGGAACCAACTGCCAAAAAGAGCAGTTGAGTTCCCAACGCCATACTTTAGGCGTTATTAATCAAGGCAGTTATTATGTTCGTTTATTTGATAATTTTGGCCGTCCGATCGCTATAGCTGGAGATTATCCAGAGGGATTGCCCCTGCAATTAAACAAGGAACTTTGGCAAACTCTACAAGATAGTAAAGGCAATCGCTATCATCAAATTTCCGTAGCGCTGCATACCGATTCTCAGGCAGATTGGGGATACATACAAGTGGGGCGAAACCTCAAAGATTTAGACGATTACCTCAATACGGTGCAATTAATTTTGTGGTTGGGATTGGCAATGGCAATCGTTTCGATCGCCGTTTCTAGCTGGTGGTTAGCAGGTTTAGCAATGCAGCCGATTTACCAATCCTACAGACAAATTCAACAGTTTACAGCCGATGCTGCCCACGAATTGCGGACTCCTTTAGCTGCCACGCACGCTACTGTAGAATCAGCGCTGTTGATGCCTCAGTTAGATGAAACAGAGGCGCGAGATATTCTCCAAACTATAGAGCGTCAAAATTTTAGGTTGACTAATTTAGTCACAGATTTGCTTTTATTGGCTCGTTTGGATCGACAAAATCTGCCGATGCAAAGTCAAGTTTGTTGCCTCAACGATCTGGTTGAAGATCTCATAGAAGAATTTGCAGCGTTGGCGCTTTCTGCTGAGGTAAAGTTGACTGCCGATATCCGGTTATTTAATTCACTGAATGTTTTGGGCAATCCCGATCGACTTTATCGCTTGGTTTCTAATTTAATTGTCAATGGTATTAAATATACAACTGCTGGCGGTCAGGTAATTGTTGTCTTGGAGCGCAGCGATCGCTATGCTCTAATTCATATCCAAGATACCGGTATTGGTATTGCACAAAACGAACAGCAGAGAATTTTCGATCGCTTCTATCGAGTCAACAGCGATCGCTCGCGAGGTACAGGTGGGGCGGGATTGGGACTGGCGATCGCATTAGCGATCGTTCGCACGCATGGCGGTAGCTTGAGCGTACAAAGCGAATTGGGCAAAGGTAGTACTTTCACCATTCGATTACCGGCTCTCCCTTAG
- the rppA gene encoding two-component system response regulator RppA produces the protein MRVLLVEDEPDLGAAIKRTLHQQKYVVDWAQDGHEAWDYLQNQWTQYTLAIFDWLLPGISGLDLCKRLRSKGNSLPVLMLTAKDRMEDKVAGLDAGADDYLVKPFGMAELLARLRALQRRSPQFQPQQLTVGNLTLDYGSYAVCFQQTDGNRQAISLTTKEFQLLEYLMKHPNQIVTSDQIRNQLWEMSAEPVSNVVAAQMRLLRRKLSSSDCTIPIETIHGMGYRLNLSDESK, from the coding sequence ATGAGAGTCTTGCTAGTTGAAGACGAACCAGATTTAGGGGCGGCTATTAAGCGCACATTGCACCAGCAAAAGTATGTAGTTGACTGGGCGCAAGATGGTCACGAAGCTTGGGATTATCTACAAAATCAGTGGACTCAATACACCCTAGCTATTTTCGATTGGTTGCTGCCAGGAATATCGGGTTTAGACTTGTGCAAGCGACTGCGGTCTAAGGGCAATTCTTTGCCTGTGTTAATGCTGACAGCAAAAGACCGTATGGAAGATAAGGTAGCTGGGTTAGATGCTGGTGCGGATGACTATTTAGTGAAGCCGTTTGGCATGGCGGAACTGTTAGCAAGGTTACGCGCTTTGCAGCGGCGATCGCCTCAATTTCAACCCCAACAACTAACTGTGGGAAATCTCACACTAGATTACGGTAGTTACGCAGTTTGTTTTCAGCAAACCGATGGCAATAGGCAGGCGATTTCCCTCACCACTAAAGAGTTTCAGTTGTTAGAATATTTGATGAAACATCCAAATCAAATTGTTACCAGCGACCAAATTCGCAATCAGCTTTGGGAAATGAGTGCAGAACCAGTTAGTAATGTAGTAGCCGCACAAATGCGTTTGCTGCGACGCAAACTGTCTTCTAGTGACTGCACGATTCCCATCGAAACCATACACGGAATGGGGTATCGTCTCAACCTGAGTGATGAATCAAAATAA
- a CDS encoding efflux RND transporter permease subunit, giving the protein MLSAIIKWAIARRWLVILGAIVVTIWIFRTIIQMPLDVFPSFAPPQVEIQTEAPGLAPEEVESLVTLPIESSVNGTPGVTAVRSASAAGISVVKIIFNWETDIYLARQLVTERLQQAQSKLPEGVETPQISPISSPVGTVLQYAFTIPNETAQSQIDLMEVRRIVDWQVTNRLLAVPGVSQVVAYGGDVRQYQVLVDPEKLKAFNVSLEDVVEAAKAANVNAPGGYAIGPDREKLIRGIGRIESIEDLQRSVITARNGTPVNISDVADVQIGAGIKRGDGSFNGQKAVIVMVNKQPLADTPTVTRAIEAAMEEIKAGLPKDIKVTATFRQENYIDSSIENVREALFEGAIIVALILIPFLMNWRNLAVCLTALPLSLLVGVMMLNWWGQGLNTMTLGGLAVAIGSAVDDAIVDAENVYRCLRENKYSPHPRPVLDVVFDGCQEVRDSVFGATIITLVVFSPVFALSGVEGSIFIPMGLGYIAAVVASSLIALTVTPALCAILLPHGYLPETEPWVARFFKSLYYPILKFSVSFSGIVIALAIASLVAAMAIVPSLGRIFLPEFQEQTLVNTLMLYPGMSLSATNSAGFALQDALKNDPRFPYVQLRSGRAPGDGDAAGVNLGHLDIELSEEGMKHREKTIEKLREEFAKLPGVAPNIGGFISHRMDEVLSGVRSAIAIKIFGLELDKLRSLGGEVNDIMKTVKGIVDLQLEPQVPIEQIQIKFNRAAASRYGLTVGQLSETIETALNGRVVSQVLEKQQTFDLVVWLKPEARQNLDTISNLLVDTPDGNKIPLAQVATIDSGTGPNTINRENVSRLIVVSANARGRDLRSIVNEIRQKIKQQVQIPSGYYIQYSGQFEAQERATQNILIFSAIAFVAITIIMYLSVKSIPSTIMITINLPLALVGGVFSVAMSGGIVSIASLVGFVTLFGVATRNGLLLVDNYNSKYAEGMPLKEVLIKGSMSRLNSILMTAFTSALGLAPLVVESGPGKEILQPLSIVVLGGLFTSTALTLVVLPALYAKFGKFFMPKRTRSLYEDESATHARISS; this is encoded by the coding sequence ATGCTTAGTGCGATTATCAAATGGGCGATCGCCCGTCGTTGGTTAGTTATTTTGGGTGCAATTGTGGTGACGATTTGGATATTTCGTACCATCATCCAAATGCCTTTAGATGTATTTCCTAGCTTTGCACCGCCCCAAGTGGAAATTCAAACCGAAGCACCGGGACTCGCTCCCGAAGAAGTCGAATCCCTCGTAACTTTACCGATTGAAAGTTCGGTAAACGGGACTCCGGGAGTAACAGCAGTACGTTCTGCCAGTGCGGCGGGAATTTCCGTTGTCAAAATTATCTTTAACTGGGAAACTGATATTTATCTAGCTCGACAATTAGTCACAGAGCGATTGCAACAAGCTCAAAGTAAATTGCCGGAAGGAGTAGAAACGCCGCAAATTTCTCCGATTAGTTCTCCTGTGGGCACGGTACTGCAATATGCTTTCACTATTCCCAACGAAACCGCCCAATCTCAAATCGATTTGATGGAAGTGCGGCGCATCGTTGATTGGCAAGTAACCAATCGCCTTTTAGCTGTGCCGGGAGTCAGTCAAGTTGTCGCTTATGGGGGCGATGTTCGCCAATATCAAGTATTAGTTGACCCGGAAAAGTTGAAAGCTTTTAATGTTTCTCTAGAAGATGTTGTGGAAGCAGCAAAAGCCGCCAATGTCAATGCTCCGGGTGGTTATGCGATCGGGCCCGATCGCGAAAAATTAATTCGGGGAATTGGGCGAATTGAATCTATCGAAGACTTACAGCGATCGGTAATTACTGCACGCAATGGCACACCCGTCAATATATCCGATGTCGCTGATGTGCAAATAGGTGCAGGTATCAAACGAGGTGATGGTAGTTTTAACGGTCAAAAGGCAGTTATTGTGATGGTTAATAAACAGCCTCTTGCCGATACCCCCACCGTTACCCGTGCCATTGAAGCGGCAATGGAAGAGATAAAAGCAGGTTTACCGAAAGATATTAAAGTTACCGCTACATTCCGTCAGGAAAACTACATCGATTCTTCCATTGAAAATGTGCGAGAAGCATTATTTGAAGGTGCCATTATCGTTGCGCTTATCCTGATTCCATTTTTAATGAATTGGCGCAACCTCGCTGTTTGTTTAACAGCTTTACCTTTATCGTTGCTAGTGGGAGTGATGATGCTGAATTGGTGGGGACAAGGTTTAAATACAATGACCTTGGGAGGTTTAGCCGTTGCGATCGGTTCAGCCGTTGATGATGCGATCGTCGATGCAGAAAATGTTTATCGTTGTTTGCGAGAAAATAAATATTCCCCCCATCCGCGTCCGGTTTTAGATGTGGTATTTGACGGTTGCCAAGAGGTGCGCGATTCCGTATTTGGAGCTACTATTATTACTTTAGTTGTTTTTTCTCCTGTTTTCGCTTTGAGTGGCGTTGAAGGCAGCATTTTTATCCCGATGGGACTCGGTTATATTGCCGCCGTTGTGGCATCTAGCTTGATTGCACTAACAGTAACTCCCGCTTTGTGCGCGATTTTGTTGCCTCACGGTTACTTGCCAGAAACAGAACCTTGGGTAGCGAGGTTTTTTAAGTCGCTTTATTATCCTATTTTAAAATTTTCTGTAAGTTTTTCTGGAATTGTTATAGCTTTAGCTATTGCTAGTTTGGTGGCGGCAATGGCGATCGTTCCTTCTTTGGGAAGGATATTTTTACCGGAGTTTCAAGAGCAAACTTTGGTGAATACTTTAATGCTATATCCCGGTATGTCTTTGTCAGCGACAAATAGTGCGGGTTTTGCACTTCAAGATGCGCTGAAAAATGACCCCAGATTTCCTTATGTGCAATTGCGTTCCGGACGTGCGCCGGGAGATGGCGATGCAGCGGGGGTTAACTTGGGGCATTTGGATATCGAGTTAAGTGAAGAGGGAATGAAACATAGGGAAAAAACTATTGAAAAGCTGCGGGAAGAGTTTGCTAAATTACCGGGAGTAGCGCCAAATATTGGGGGTTTTATTTCGCACCGGATGGATGAAGTGCTGTCTGGGGTGAGGAGTGCGATCGCCATCAAAATTTTCGGCCTAGAATTAGATAAACTTCGCAGTCTTGGGGGAGAAGTAAATGATATTATGAAAACTGTCAAGGGAATTGTAGATTTGCAGTTAGAACCGCAAGTACCGATCGAACAAATTCAGATCAAGTTTAATCGCGCTGCTGCTTCTCGATATGGTTTGACAGTTGGACAACTTTCTGAAACAATTGAAACTGCACTAAATGGGCGAGTGGTATCGCAAGTTCTGGAAAAACAACAAACGTTTGATTTAGTTGTTTGGTTAAAGCCAGAGGCACGTCAAAACTTGGATACTATTAGCAACTTGCTAGTCGATACTCCTGACGGCAATAAAATTCCCTTGGCACAAGTAGCCACGATCGATAGCGGTACTGGGCCAAATACTATCAACCGCGAGAATGTTTCCCGTTTGATAGTTGTTTCTGCCAATGCTAGGGGCAGAGATTTGCGCTCGATCGTTAACGAGATTAGACAAAAAATTAAGCAACAAGTGCAAATACCCTCCGGTTATTATATCCAGTATTCAGGTCAATTTGAAGCGCAAGAAAGAGCCACGCAAAATATCTTAATTTTCAGTGCGATCGCCTTTGTGGCAATCACCATCATCATGTACCTTTCCGTCAAATCTATTCCCTCTACTATCATGATTACGATCAACTTGCCGTTGGCATTAGTGGGAGGAGTATTTTCGGTCGCTATGAGTGGGGGAATTGTGTCGATCGCTTCTTTAGTTGGCTTTGTTACTTTGTTTGGAGTCGCCACTCGTAACGGCTTGTTACTGGTAGATAACTATAATAGTAAATATGCCGAAGGAATGCCTTTAAAAGAAGTTTTGATTAAAGGTTCGATGTCACGGCTAAATTCTATTTTAATGACAGCTTTTACTTCAGCTTTAGGTTTAGCACCTTTGGTAGTTGAAAGTGGCCCAGGCAAGGAAATTCTGCAACCGCTATCTATAGTAGTATTGGGTGGTTTGTTTACTTCTACGGCATTAACGCTGGTAGTTTTGCCCGCTTTATACGCTAAATTTGGAAAATTTTTCATGCCGAAACGAACTAGATCTCTTTACGAAGACGAGAGCGCTACTCATGCCCGAATTTCATCTTAA
- a CDS encoding efflux RND transporter periplasmic adaptor subunit has translation MQHCSHYPSPGSRSWISGTFLSLILLMTPAAVLAHAGHGDEFHQEGTEASQSTESIQVDAETAKRLAIKVEPVNRQQLAVSIKTTGIIETLPSQKVEVTAPIPGKIVELLVEPGAVVKQGQPVAVVAAPELVELRVNSEEKQAEAQADLQQAQANLKLAQENYQRQRQISDAEIAQAQTQLTAAQSQYDRDKNLVDRQAVLKVAQENYQRQIQIADAEIARAKTELSVAQEQYDRDKELVEKGALPRRQMLESQAHLQEAKADLAKALSRPNVLEAESQVKRAEVDLPLRELRESEGKLAEAKAQLTKAHSRREVLEAEAQLKRAQSAVEVAQSRVKLSNATYQTRLQQLGNRANDKGLVTVNAPIAGRVADREVSLGQSFQDAGGKLMTIVNDSQVFATANIYEKDLDKIKIGQQVNVKVASLPNQTFRGNITVIGSLVETETRVVPVKAQLENYSGILKPGTFAELEVLTDKTATPILAIANSAVVEANGKKLVYVQNGNNYQPVEVTLGQTSGDMVEVKTGLFEGDLVVTQRAPQLYAQSLRGDSKKAGENVHNTSPTPPLSQSPTPSLTQLPVSWWWAIPAGGAIAVFTFWGGTVWATRRTQHRPMPTNFSESDIPIYELQALEKR, from the coding sequence ATGCAGCACTGTTCCCATTATCCATCACCCGGCTCGCGTTCTTGGATTTCTGGAACGTTCCTGAGTCTGATTTTGTTAATGACTCCCGCAGCAGTTTTAGCTCACGCCGGACATGGGGATGAATTTCATCAAGAGGGAACAGAAGCTTCTCAGTCAACTGAATCTATTCAAGTTGATGCAGAAACGGCAAAACGGCTGGCAATTAAAGTAGAACCAGTTAACCGTCAGCAGTTAGCTGTTAGTATTAAAACTACTGGGATAATTGAAACCCTACCCAGCCAAAAAGTAGAAGTAACAGCGCCAATTCCCGGAAAAATTGTTGAGTTATTAGTAGAACCGGGTGCAGTTGTCAAACAGGGTCAACCCGTCGCCGTCGTTGCTGCGCCGGAATTAGTGGAACTGCGAGTTAACTCTGAGGAAAAACAAGCTGAGGCTCAAGCAGATTTACAACAAGCTCAAGCAAATTTGAAGCTAGCTCAAGAAAATTATCAGCGTCAGCGTCAAATATCCGATGCCGAAATAGCACAAGCTCAAACTCAACTAACAGCGGCGCAATCGCAGTACGATCGCGATAAAAATTTGGTCGATCGCCAAGCAGTATTAAAAGTAGCTCAAGAAAATTATCAACGTCAAATTCAAATAGCCGACGCCGAAATAGCGCGAGCTAAAACCGAATTGTCAGTTGCACAAGAACAGTACGATCGCGATAAAGAATTAGTCGAAAAAGGCGCTCTCCCACGACGGCAAATGCTGGAATCCCAAGCTCATCTGCAAGAAGCTAAAGCCGATCTCGCCAAAGCTTTAAGTCGTCCGAATGTTCTTGAAGCCGAAAGCCAGGTAAAACGCGCCGAAGTGGATTTGCCTCTCAGGGAATTGCGCGAATCGGAAGGTAAATTAGCAGAAGCTAAAGCCCAACTTACCAAAGCTCACAGCCGCCGAGAAGTATTAGAAGCCGAAGCTCAACTCAAACGCGCTCAATCGGCTGTTGAAGTAGCACAATCTCGTGTGAAACTGAGTAATGCCACCTATCAAACTCGACTGCAACAATTAGGAAATCGCGCTAACGATAAGGGATTGGTGACGGTGAATGCTCCTATTGCTGGTAGAGTTGCTGACAGAGAAGTTAGCCTCGGTCAATCATTCCAGGATGCGGGCGGCAAGTTAATGACGATTGTCAATGACAGCCAGGTTTTTGCCACTGCGAATATTTATGAAAAAGATTTAGATAAAATCAAAATCGGTCAGCAGGTAAATGTGAAAGTTGCCAGTTTACCGAACCAAACCTTTAGGGGAAATATTACGGTAATTGGTTCGTTGGTAGAAACAGAAACGCGAGTAGTGCCTGTAAAAGCTCAATTAGAAAACTATAGCGGCATCCTCAAACCGGGTACGTTTGCCGAATTGGAAGTATTAACAGATAAGACAGCCACACCGATTTTGGCGATCGCCAATTCCGCTGTAGTGGAAGCAAATGGCAAGAAACTGGTTTACGTACAAAACGGTAATAACTATCAACCAGTTGAAGTTACTTTAGGTCAAACTTCTGGGGATATGGTGGAAGTAAAAACTGGTTTGTTTGAAGGAGATTTAGTAGTCACGCAACGCGCACCGCAACTTTACGCACAATCTTTACGCGGTGACTCTAAAAAAGCGGGAGAAAATGTACATAATACTTCCCCCACTCCCCCACTCTCCCAATCCCCCACTCCTTCACTTACCCAGTTACCAGTCTCTTGGTGGTGGGCGATACCTGCTGGTGGTGCGATCGCAGTTTTTACTTTCTGGGGAGGTACTGTTTGGGCGACTCGTCGCACTCAGCATCGCCCAATGCCGACAAACTTTTCAGAATCCGACATTCCGATTTATGAATTGCAAGCATTAGAAAAGCGGTAA
- a CDS encoding DUF305 domain-containing protein, translating to MRSISAKTSLLALTMMAVASLSGVLTACSNPSQNGSITSPNQSEGQNAAVTNTNNNQNIDNSSAVHHSHTDHSMAMNLGPADVDYDLRFIDGMILHHQGAVEMAKEAQQKSTRPQIKKLAEDIIKDQNKEIDLMQQWRKAWYPKAADKPMAYDAATGKMTEMSSDQKKNMMMDMDLGAANGEFDLRFINAMIPHHEGALTMAQDALSKSKRAEIKQLSQAIVKAQEAEIKQMKQWRQAWYKQ from the coding sequence ATGCGATCGATTTCAGCAAAAACAAGCTTATTGGCGTTAACTATGATGGCGGTTGCCTCCCTAAGTGGCGTTCTCACGGCTTGTTCTAATCCTTCCCAGAATGGTTCTATTACCTCCCCGAATCAAAGCGAAGGTCAAAATGCTGCTGTAACAAATACTAATAACAATCAAAATATAGATAATAGCAGTGCCGTACATCATAGCCACACAGACCACAGCATGGCAATGAATTTAGGCCCAGCAGATGTTGACTACGACCTCCGGTTCATCGATGGGATGATACTGCACCATCAAGGGGCGGTGGAAATGGCAAAAGAAGCACAACAAAAATCTACTCGCCCCCAAATCAAAAAACTGGCAGAAGATATCATCAAAGATCAAAATAAAGAAATCGATCTCATGCAGCAGTGGCGGAAAGCTTGGTATCCCAAAGCAGCAGATAAACCAATGGCTTATGACGCAGCCACCGGTAAAATGACGGAAATGTCATCTGACCAAAAGAAAAACATGATGATGGATATGGACTTAGGTGCAGCTAATGGTGAGTTTGACTTGCGTTTTATCAATGCGATGATTCCACACCATGAGGGAGCCCTAACAATGGCTCAAGATGCCTTGAGTAAATCCAAACGTGCGGAAATTAAACAATTATCCCAAGCAATTGTTAAAGCACAGGAGGCAGAAATCAAACAAATGAAACAATGGCGACAAGCTTGGTACAAACAATAA